In the Desulfitobacterium hafniense DCB-2 genome, AAGGCCACGACCAGTTTTTCCTTCTCAGGAAGCTTTTCGATAGCGTCGGCCAGGATCTTTTTTTGCTCATCCAGTTCAACTTCCTGAAAAGCTTCCTGTGCTATGGGGTCCGTCAATTGTGTCCTGGGGGTATAGGCTTCCCCTTCCTCACCTACAGCCACTTCATCAAGGGAGGTCAAAGTCAGCATTTGCCCTTGATGCAGGGCAGCTTCCAAGTCCCGCGGCTCCATCTCCAGCAAAACCGCTACCTCTTCATTGCTGGCAGGACGGCCATGCCGTGCCTCCACTTCGGCAAAGGCATCCTGGATGCGCTTGATTTTCTGCCGTGCCGAATGAGGTACCCAATCCATCGTCCGCAAACCATCGATAATCGCTCCCCGGATTCTCAGCGTAGCATAAGTTTCAAATTTCACTCCCCGAACAGGGTCAAAACGCTCTAAGGCATCCAACAATCCAAACACACCGTAGCCGATCAAATCGTCTTCATCCACATGTTGAGGTAAGGAAATAAGCAACCGACCGGAGATACGCTTGACTAACGGCAAATACTTTTCAATTTGCTCGACTCTCCATGAACCTCGATTGGCTGCTTCATAAGGATTCGACATCTTGTTGGCCCCCCCTTCCTTACAATCCTAGTCACCCCAACCCATTCTTCTCACTATTTCCGCTTGTTTCTCAACACTGGGTTCCCCTTCGGCAAACTCCTGATTCAATTGCCCTGCCCTGCTAGCTGGAATTTGTCCTTCTTCTGGCTTTTCGCCACCGAAATTCAAGTTATCTTCCTGCCCCACGGCAATGTCTAAAAGGTTACCCGGCTCAATCAGCTCCATTTCTATGCCGGTCTTTTCAAAAATGGTGATACTGGCCATGCATATACCATAGATAAGGGTAAAACCGATAATGGCACTAAGGACAATGAAAATAAAGTTTTCCCCACTATAAAAGCTAATTAATGCTAAGACAGCTGAAACGACAAGTGCAAAATACCATGCCCAAAGCCGTAATTTATCCATCATCTATTAAATCACCTTTTCGCCATGGTTAATGGTTCGAACCTTAAGATCACCTGTGCCCACATCAAAATGGATGGTTCGCCCAAAACTTCCCCCGACGTCGGAGACGAGGAGGGGAATCCCCAGACGCTTTAACTCCACAATCACTTGTTCAGCATTGCGATCCCCTATCTTTAACACCGGCGGTTTTCCCGGAAAGGAAAACATTTGAGCGCCTCCGGCCATTTTGGCGCGCAGGCGGGATTTGGAGGCACCTAAACGAAGGATTTCCGTCACCAGAAGATCCATCGCTGTATCGGCATATTTAGCGGGGTTTCCGCCAGGGGCACTCCCCGCCGTCGGCAGCATAATATGAGCCATACCCCCGACCTTCTGAATCGGGTCATGAACACATATACCAATACAAGAGCCTAATCCTGCCGTCATTAAAATATTAGGCGCTTTTGTCGTTTTCAAATCAGCCATACCAACACTAATTACATTGCTCATAGTCCCAAAGCTCCCAGCAGTTTTATCAATGATCCCTCATCAGGTAAGAATACGAACTTTCCTTCAATTTGCGGTATCCCGGTAAGCTGAGTATTAATAAAGAGAACTGTATCCTCAAGTATGCCATCTTCCAGGAGAATCGCATCAAAAATTGCCCCCACCATATCCACGGCTAAAGCAGGCACAGAAGGTTGCAGAGGGATTCCTGAAAACTCAGTTAAAGCGATGAGGAATGAACTCACCATGATATTGCCCACTTCTTTAAGGGCCGATTGAGCCATCTCATTATCAAAGAGGTTAAAGGATTCATTGGAGCCAAATAAGGCTTGTACCAGTATTTCCGCACTTTCCAGGGGAAAAAAGAACACCGCTTTACCCGAAGCATCCCCTTCGACTTTAACATAGATAACGGCCTGGGGAACCTCCAGATGACCGATTACCATAGGAGCCTTCTCAAATTCTATTGCTTTAACCTCAGGAATGGACATTTCAATGCGGCGGCTGAGCATAGTGGATAATGCTGTCGCGGCATGTCCTGAGCCAATATTTCCGATCTCTCGCAACGCATCCAATTGCATTTGATTAATTTCCATGCTTAGATCAATCCTTTCTTACGCAAGTCTCTTTGAATATCAAAAACACATCGGATGATGCGATCGCGATCACGTTCAGAAATTTGATAGAAATCTACGGACACGGAAAAGTACTTGGTGTCTTCAATAGGCTCTACCCGACATACCCGGCCCGGAGTTCCGATGATACCGCAGGGTAATTCAAGATTGGCATAGAGGATGGAGCCTTTGTCCAACTTGACCTTGGCCTGAAAACGCATTCCGCCGCCGCTCAGATCCAGCATATTCCCCTTCAGCAGGTCCCCTAATCCTTCCCTCTCCACCACTTGATAGGTTATCGGGAAGGAGGCGGAAACCCGCACATAGTTCCTCCTTTGGACCCTTCTAATACTATCCGGCATCTTCAGGACAAACATCGGTATGGGTGTTGCGACACGCTGAAGAACCGATGACATAAAAGAGTAGGAAGCCACGTCATCCCAAAAAGTAACCTCCACAAGAGTACCCTCCTGCAGGGGAATGATCATCCCTTGGTAATGGGGTGCATATACAGATAGTCGTGTTTTGCCGATCTCATCGACATGTGTCTTGTAATTTCCTTCATAGTCCCCTTCCGGAACATGCAACTCAACAGCTAATCCGGAAACTAATTTATCAAGATATTGCACTGCCCTCACCCCCTAAGCCGAATTAAAAAAGAAAAACTATTGAAAAGTTAAAAGGCTCGCAAAAGATTTTTTAAAAAGCCACGAATTCCCCCTGCTTGTCTCGGCGGACTAAGATAAAGTCCGGACACCGAACCGGCAATCCATTGGATACATTGATAAGCTGAACTTTGCGGATAGGATACTCCGACGGGTTCTTGTTTCATAATGGCTCTGCCCACGGATATATCCTCATAGACCCACCCCAATAAATTGACGGGAGCATTCAGGAACCGCTTCGCAGCGCTCTCCAGGCGTTCATAGGTGTCTTTGGCATCCGCTTCCCTTTGCACCCGATTCACCACCACATTGACCGTAACGCCATCCTTAACCTTTTGTAAAGCCTTGAGCAGGCCGTAAGCATCGGTTAAGGCGGTTGGCTCCGGGGTGGTAACCAGGATGATATCATCTGCCGCCCTTAAGAAATTGAGCACCGTATGCCCTAAACCTGCACCTGTATCAATGATAATAATATCTGCCAGGGACTCTAAGCGTCCCAGATTTCTGACGACCTCTTCCAGCCGCTCCCTCTCGATGTTGGCTAAATCCTGGACTCCTGATCCTCCCGGTAATATCCCTATCCCTTTCGGGCCATAGATCAGGATTTCTTCGATATCTTTTTCACCATTGAGAAGGTGCTCAAAAGTATAACGGGGTGTAACGCCGCAGGCTATATCCAGATTCGCAAGTCCCAGATCGCCATCCAGAAGAATGACCCGATAGCCCAAATCAATCAATGCCAAGCCCAAATTCACACTGAAATTGGTCTTGCCCACGCCGCCCTTCCCGCTGGTCACAGCAAATACACGCAGTTCTTGTTGAGAATCAGAATTGGCAGTAAGGTCAGGTTTATGTCGGGAGGCGATACGCCTTAATACTTTTGCCTGGTCATTCACGCCGATCCCCCTCCCCCAGAATATAACGAGTCAAACGCTCTGGGGTTGCTACTTCTATATCATCCGGAACATTTTGCCCATTGGTAATATATGCAACAGGCAGGTCGGTTCTTTCCAAAAGATTAAGAATAGTGCCCCCGCCCATTGTTTCATCCAGTTTGGTAAAAATCAGATGGGTCGTCAAAGGCTCGAAGCGCTCATAGATCCTGGCCAGATCCGCGGCCTGAGTGGCGGCACTCATAACGAGCATGGTCAGCTCCGGCTGAGCCTTCTCCAGAAAAGCCTTCAATTCAGACATATGAAGATCATGGTGAGGACTGCGTCCCGCCGTATCAATAAAAATAAGCTCCTTGTCCTCATGGCGCTGAATGGCCTCCCGAAGACCGGAGGGAGTCATGACCACATCCACAGGCACGCCAATAATCTCCCCAAAGGTTTTCAACTGCTCCACGGCAGCGACTCGGTAGGTGTCTGCAGTGATTAAAGCAACCCGCCGTTTATCCACGATGCTGAAGCCTGCCGCTAATTTACCAATGGTGGTGGTTTTTCCCACCCCTGTGGGTCCGACTAAAGCCACTATCCTAGGTTTGCGGACCCCTGGCTGAATAGCCGCTGTATTGCTGCAGATCCGGCGTATGGTTTCCTTTAGGCAGGCCCTGACCCGATGATCCTCTCCCCAGTCCTCTTCACGGACATTTTGCTGAACTGAGCGAAGTATTCTCTTGATCAGCTTGGGATTTATGCCCCGCTCTTTGAGCAGATCGGCCCATTTTTGCAAAGGCACAGGCCATACGCTTTGCTCTCCATCCAAACCTTCAATTTGGCGGTTCATACTTTCCAGCAATTTGCGCATGGATTGCAGTTCTGCCTCTAAAGCATTGAGTTCCGCCCCCTTCGGAGTGGTTACCTCAACCCGGGGAGTCTTTTCCAGCGCAAGGGGCTCCGCTCCCTTTCCTGGAGCATAAGCGGGGCGCTCCATAGGCAAAGGGCTTTCCTTCCGAACCCCATAAGGGTTCCCTGGGTATAACGATTTGACAGGAGCTTGTTCTTTGCTCACAGGTTCTTCTTCAATAGCCGCCATCACTTCCACTTTATGTTTGCCAAAAAGCCCCAATACTCCGCCTTCCTTAAATTGCCGTGTCTGAAGGATGACGGCATCGGCACCCAATTCCTTCTTCACTTTGCCCATGGTCTCGGCCACTGTATCGCCAACAAAACGCTTAACTCGCATTTCCAGTCGTCACCATCCCTACTGCCTGAACTTGCACACCATGCACAAGTTCGTTATAAGATAGAACCATAAGCTGGGGCAACTGACGCTCAGTTACCCGTTTTAGATTAATCCTTACTACCGGAGCGCAGACCAGGACAGGATTATACCCTTTGAGGACCATTTTCTCCATCTCCCGGGCTAAGGATTGCATAAGTTCCTGCAATACACGGGGATCCAGAGTCATATAGCTTCCAAAATCCGAAGGTTGGATGCTGTCCAGAATCAGCTGCTCCAGCTTCGGCTCCAAGGTAAGCACCGGCAATTGTTTGTCCATGCCCAGAAGAGGTTGAACGATCTGCCGGGCTAAAGACTGACGAACATATTCCGTTAGGCGGTCCAAATCCTTTGTGGTTGAAGCATAATCGGCTAATGTTTCCAAAATGGTCACCATATCCCGGATGGAAACCCGTTCTCTCAGCAAATTCGCAAGGACTTTTTGCAGATGCCCCAAATCTAAATGCTCCATGGCATCATCCACTGCCGCCGGTGCCTGCTCCCGAGCATGATCCAGAAGAGTCTTCACATCCTGACGGCTTAAGATTTCCCAGGCATTGCTCTTAATCACTTCTGTCAAATGGGTCGCTAAGACGGTGGGCGCATCCACCACAGTCCCGCCGTTCATCTCGACTTCTTCTCTGTAAACTGCATTAATCCACTTGGCATCCAGTCCAAAAGCAGGCTCTTTGGTGGGTATGCCCGGAATATTATCGTCCCCCAGGCCGCTGCTCATGGCCAGATAGTGGTCGGCCAGGATTTCTCCACCGGCCACCTCGGCACCGCGAATTTTAATCGAATACTGATTGGGCTGCAAATTCATATTATCCCTGACGCGAATCACCGGCACGATAAAGCCCAGTTCACTGGCCACCTGCCGCCGGATTAAGACGATACGGTCCAGGAGATCGCCCCCCTGCTGAACATCGACTAAAGCGATCAGAGCATACCCCAACTCCAATTCCATATTATCCACATTTAAAAGATTAAGGACATTCTCCGGTTTTTTACTTTCTTCAAGGGCTGTTTCCCGCGCCGCCGCGCTCTCTTCCACCACTGCTTTCTGACTGCCTTTATCCATAACTCTGCCCAGCGCCACAAGGACAATAGCAACGATCAACAAAGGCAAAAGAGGGAGTCCGAACATGGCCAGGACCATGGCTACCCCTGCGGTTATGTAAAGAGCCTTCGGCGTGTGGAAAAGCTGTCTGGAGAGGTCCTCACCCAGGTTGGTTTCCGAGGCGGCCCGGGTGACCACCAGACCTGTAGCCGTAGACATCAAAAGGGCTGGAATTTGTGTCACAAGTCCATCCCCAATGGTCAATAGAGTATAAGTATGCAAGGCTTCCATGATGTCCATACCCCGCATAACGACTCCGGTAACAAATCCCCCAATAATGTTAATAAAGAGGATGATAATAGCGGCGATGGCGTCCCCTTTGACGAATTTGCTGGCTCCGTCCATGGCCCCATAAAAATCGGCCTCTGCTTGAATCTTTTGCCGGCGATCCCGGGCCTGGGTTTCAGTGATCATTCCGGCATTCAGGTCGGCATCAATGCTCATTTGTTTTCCCGGCATAGCATCCAAGGTGAAGCGGGCCCCTACTTCAGATACCCGTTCCGAACCCTTGGTAATGACGATAAAATTTACGACAACCAGGATGGCAAAGATGATAAAGCCGACTACCGCACTGCCTTTAACGACAAACTCTCCAAACTGCTGAATGACTTCACCCGCATGACCTTCTCCGAGAATTAAACGGGTCGTCGTCACGTTAAGGGAGAGGCGAAACAAAGTTAAAATCAGAATCAGGGAGGGAAGCACTGAAAAATCCAAAGGGTCTTTGGTAAAGACTGAGATCATCAGCGTCAGTACGGCCGCAGAAATGCTTATGGTCAATAAAATATCCAACATCAGGGGAGGAATCGGTACAACCATCATGACAACAATAGACACGATGAAAATAGCTGCGAGCACGTCAATATTACTATACCAACGGCGGTTGACGTTTGTGGCCATGAGTGGATTCCTCCTTTCTTACCCGGTAAATTTCTTGCGCTTAAGCCGGTACACAAAGGCGAGAACCTCTGCCACGGCTTTATAGAGATCCGCAGGCACGGCTTGTCCGATTTCCGCTTGAGCGAAAAGGGCCCGGGCCAGCGGTTTATTTTCCATGGTTATGATGCCATAATCTTTGGCAAGTTGCTTAATCCGTTGGGCAATTTCATCGGCACCTTTAGCCACCACCACCGGGGCCGAATTTTCCTTGGGATCATAGCGCAGGGCTACAGCATAGTGGGTGGGATTGGTCACCACCACATCGGCAGTCTTTAAATCCTGCATCATGCGGCGCATGGACATAGCCCTTTGTTTTCTTTTAATTTCCCCTTTAAGCTGAGGATTCCCTTCCGTTTGCTTATATTCCTGCTTCAACTCTTCGTGGGACATCTTAAGATTTTTCTCATAATCCCACCACTGATAGAGAAAATCGATGGCCGCAATGACGAAGAAGGACAGAGCAATCTTCCAGCCCAATTCGACGATTAAGCCGCCGATAAACATCGCCCCCTGGCCAACCGTGAGACGGGCCATGACCGGAAAGATTTCGAAATTATCCCGGATGGTGGCGTAGAGAAAATAGCCGATAAAGGTGACCTTGAGCAGGGATTTGATCAGCTCTACCCAGGCTTTCATGCCAAACATCCGTTTAGCACCGCTAATCATACTAATCCGGCTCAGTTGGGGTTTTAAAGGCTCCAATGTAAACAGGGAGCGTACCTGAAGGTAATTTGCACCGGTAGCGATGACAGCCCCCACCACAAACAAGGGAGCGACAATTTGAACGCCCAGCCAGAGAAGATCCACCATCAGACTGGCAACGGAGCGGGCCGTCCATTCTGCAGATAGCCCATAGACATAAGGAAAGATCTGGCTAACCTTTTCCAGCATGGTAGGCACATAGAATTTTAACAACCCAATAAAACTGACCAGCATAAGTGCGGAAACCATTTCCGTACTCTTAAAAACCTGGCCTTTCTTACGTGCTTCCTGCCTGCGCCTGGGCGTGGCCTGAAACGTTTTTTCACTCATGTTCCCTGCCACCCTTTATACAGCTCTAAAAGCCAGGTCATGGCCCGCTCAAAAAGCATGTTGACTGTTTCGCCAAAAAAGCCGATTCCCAAAAAAAGAATGGTAAAACCGAAGATGATCTTCACGGGAAAGATAACCGTAAAAATATTCATCTGGGGCACGGTGCGCATCAAGAGCCCCACGCCGATATCCGTCAGAACCAACGCACCGATGACGGGGAGGGCCAATTGTACGGATAAGGTGAAGATTTCCCGAATGAGAAAGATATAATAATTAAGTCCTTGGGGGAGAGCCCCCGGATTGATCGGGACATAAGTATAGCTCTTGACCATAGCCGCAATAAGATAATGGTGAGAGTTGGTAGCCAGGAGGAGCATAATGGCCAAAATCATTTGAAAATTACCCATCATCGCACTTTGCACACCAAAAATCGGATCGATGGCTCCGCTCATATTAAAGCCCATCTGCATGTCAATTAATTGACCTGCCCCTTCTAATACGGCAGTGATGGCATAAATGACAAAGCCGATCACAAGGCCAACCACAATTTCTTTGATTAGTAGTGCTGCATAGGGCAGTGTTTCGCTGGGAATCTGGGGTCCGGCGGCCATGATGAGCGGATAGAGGATGATCGAAATGCTTACCGCTAAGCCTAGTTTGACCATGGCGGGAACCCCGCGGGCTCCAAACACCGGAGCCAGCATAATCATGCCTGCCCAACGTGAGAGAATAAGGAGGAACAGCGTGAGATTCCATTGCAAAAATTCTGCTAAGCCCATGTCTCTCCTCCGCGATGATTAGTATTTACCAAAAATAGCCAGATCGTTAAAAAGATTGGTCGTAAAACCTGTAATCACATTAAGCATCCACGGACCCAATAAAAGCATAACAAGTGCAATGGCCAGGATTTTGGGAATAAAGGTCAGGGTCTGCTCTTGAATCTGGGTCATGGCCTGAAAAAATACTGACCAGCAAACCCACAAGCAAGCTCACACCCAATACAGGACCTCCGATCATCAAGGCTGTCATCAAGGCTTCTTTGGCCAGATAAAGTACGTCACTTTGATTCATTCATACACATCCTTAGGTTAGTAGAAGCTCGTGACAAGTGACTGGACGACAAGGTGCCAACCGTCCACCAAGACAAACAGAAGAATCTTAAAGGGCAAGGAAACCATCATGGGGGGAAGCATCATCATACCCATGGACATCAGCACAGAAGCCACCAACATATCGATCACCATAAAGGGGATAAAGATGGCAAAGCCCATCTGAAAGGCTGTCTTCAGCTCACTGATCACAAAGGCAGGAATGAGAACATAAGTGGGAATATCGCCGTAAGTTTGCGGTTGCTCCATTCTGGCCAGACCGACAAACAGGGTAAGATCTTTTTCCCGGGTCTGCTCGAACATAAATTGCCTTAAAGGGGCTTCCGCTTGCTGCAGAGCCTCGGCCTGGGTTATTTGATTTTGCATATAAGGCTGAAGGGCCTGAGTATTGATCTCATTCCAAGTGGGCGCCATGACGAAAAAGGTTAAGAATAAAGAAAGACCGATAAGTACCTGATTGGGCGGCAGCTGCTGTGTACCAAGGGCATTGCGCACAAAGGAGAGGACGATAATCGTCCGTGTAAAAGAGGTCATCAGCACAAGAATAGCCGGGGCGATAGAGATTACGGTCAATAAAAGCAGGATTTGCAGGGTTGAACTGGTTTGCTCAGCCGTTGTCGTCCCGAAATCAAGGGTTAATCCTGCGGCCAAAACTGAATC is a window encoding:
- a CDS encoding FliA/WhiG family RNA polymerase sigma factor — its product is MSNPYEAANRGSWRVEQIEKYLPLVKRISGRLLISLPQHVDEDDLIGYGVFGLLDALERFDPVRGVKFETYATLRIRGAIIDGLRTMDWVPHSARQKIKRIQDAFAEVEARHGRPASNEEVAVLLEMEPRDLEAALHQGQMLTLTSLDEVAVGEEGEAYTPRTQLTDPIAQEAFQEVELDEQKKILADAIEKLPEKEKLVVALYYQEDLTLKEIAVIMKLSESRISQLHSQAILRLRGRLSRQKKNLF
- a CDS encoding chemotaxis protein CheD, which codes for MSNVISVGMADLKTTKAPNILMTAGLGSCIGICVHDPIQKVGGMAHIMLPTAGSAPGGNPAKYADTAMDLLVTEILRLGASKSRLRAKMAGGAQMFSFPGKPPVLKIGDRNAEQVIVELKRLGIPLLVSDVGGSFGRTIHFDVGTGDLKVRTINHGEKVI
- a CDS encoding chemotaxis protein CheC, translating into MEINQMQLDALREIGNIGSGHAATALSTMLSRRIEMSIPEVKAIEFEKAPMVIGHLEVPQAVIYVKVEGDASGKAVFFFPLESAEILVQALFGSNESFNLFDNEMAQSALKEVGNIMVSSFLIALTEFSGIPLQPSVPALAVDMVGAIFDAILLEDGILEDTVLFINTQLTGIPQIEGKFVFLPDEGSLIKLLGALGL
- a CDS encoding flagellar brake protein, with the protein product MQYLDKLVSGLAVELHVPEGDYEGNYKTHVDEIGKTRLSVYAPHYQGMIIPLQEGTLVEVTFWDDVASYSFMSSVLQRVATPIPMFVLKMPDSIRRVQRRNYVRVSASFPITYQVVEREGLGDLLKGNMLDLSGGGMRFQAKVKLDKGSILYANLELPCGIIGTPGRVCRVEPIEDTKYFSVSVDFYQISERDRDRIIRCVFDIQRDLRKKGLI
- a CDS encoding MinD/ParA family protein, with the translated sequence MNDQAKVLRRIASRHKPDLTANSDSQQELRVFAVTSGKGGVGKTNFSVNLGLALIDLGYRVILLDGDLGLANLDIACGVTPRYTFEHLLNGEKDIEEILIYGPKGIGILPGGSGVQDLANIERERLEEVVRNLGRLESLADIIIIDTGAGLGHTVLNFLRAADDIILVTTPEPTALTDAYGLLKALQKVKDGVTVNVVVNRVQREADAKDTYERLESAAKRFLNAPVNLLGWVYEDISVGRAIMKQEPVGVSYPQSSAYQCIQWIAGSVSGLYLSPPRQAGGIRGFLKNLLRAF
- the flhF gene encoding flagellar biosynthesis protein FlhF, with the translated sequence MRVKRFVGDTVAETMGKVKKELGADAVILQTRQFKEGGVLGLFGKHKVEVMAAIEEEPVSKEQAPVKSLYPGNPYGVRKESPLPMERPAYAPGKGAEPLALEKTPRVEVTTPKGAELNALEAELQSMRKLLESMNRQIEGLDGEQSVWPVPLQKWADLLKERGINPKLIKRILRSVQQNVREEDWGEDHRVRACLKETIRRICSNTAAIQPGVRKPRIVALVGPTGVGKTTTIGKLAAGFSIVDKRRVALITADTYRVAAVEQLKTFGEIIGVPVDVVMTPSGLREAIQRHEDKELIFIDTAGRSPHHDLHMSELKAFLEKAQPELTMLVMSAATQAADLARIYERFEPLTTHLIFTKLDETMGGGTILNLLERTDLPVAYITNGQNVPDDIEVATPERLTRYILGEGDRRE
- the flhA gene encoding flagellar biosynthesis protein FlhA, encoding MATNVNRRWYSNIDVLAAIFIVSIVVMMVVPIPPLMLDILLTISISAAVLTLMISVFTKDPLDFSVLPSLILILTLFRLSLNVTTTRLILGEGHAGEVIQQFGEFVVKGSAVVGFIIFAILVVVNFIVITKGSERVSEVGARFTLDAMPGKQMSIDADLNAGMITETQARDRRQKIQAEADFYGAMDGASKFVKGDAIAAIIILFINIIGGFVTGVVMRGMDIMEALHTYTLLTIGDGLVTQIPALLMSTATGLVVTRAASETNLGEDLSRQLFHTPKALYITAGVAMVLAMFGLPLLPLLIVAIVLVALGRVMDKGSQKAVVEESAAARETALEESKKPENVLNLLNVDNMELELGYALIALVDVQQGGDLLDRIVLIRRQVASELGFIVPVIRVRDNMNLQPNQYSIKIRGAEVAGGEILADHYLAMSSGLGDDNIPGIPTKEPAFGLDAKWINAVYREEVEMNGGTVVDAPTVLATHLTEVIKSNAWEILSRQDVKTLLDHAREQAPAAVDDAMEHLDLGHLQKVLANLLRERVSIRDMVTILETLADYASTTKDLDRLTEYVRQSLARQIVQPLLGMDKQLPVLTLEPKLEQLILDSIQPSDFGSYMTLDPRVLQELMQSLAREMEKMVLKGYNPVLVCAPVVRINLKRVTERQLPQLMVLSYNELVHGVQVQAVGMVTTGNAS
- the flhB gene encoding flagellar biosynthesis protein FlhB codes for the protein MSEKTFQATPRRRQEARKKGQVFKSTEMVSALMLVSFIGLLKFYVPTMLEKVSQIFPYVYGLSAEWTARSVASLMVDLLWLGVQIVAPLFVVGAVIATGANYLQVRSLFTLEPLKPQLSRISMISGAKRMFGMKAWVELIKSLLKVTFIGYFLYATIRDNFEIFPVMARLTVGQGAMFIGGLIVELGWKIALSFFVIAAIDFLYQWWDYEKNLKMSHEELKQEYKQTEGNPQLKGEIKRKQRAMSMRRMMQDLKTADVVVTNPTHYAVALRYDPKENSAPVVVAKGADEIAQRIKQLAKDYGIITMENKPLARALFAQAEIGQAVPADLYKAVAEVLAFVYRLKRKKFTG
- the fliR gene encoding flagellar biosynthetic protein FliR, yielding MGLAEFLQWNLTLFLLILSRWAGMIMLAPVFGARGVPAMVKLGLAVSISIILYPLIMAAGPQIPSETLPYAALLIKEIVVGLVIGFVIYAITAVLEGAGQLIDMQMGFNMSGAIDPIFGVQSAMMGNFQMILAIMLLLATNSHHYLIAAMVKSYTYVPINPGALPQGLNYYIFLIREIFTLSVQLALPVIGALVLTDIGVGLLMRTVPQMNIFTVIFPVKIIFGFTILFLGIGFFGETVNMLFERAMTWLLELYKGWQGT
- the fliP gene encoding flagellar type III secretion system pore protein FliP (The bacterial flagellar biogenesis protein FliP forms a type III secretion system (T3SS)-type pore required for flagellar assembly.) produces the protein MTATVKALGSAKKRNIKALLLFFLIWGGILVNTDSVLAAGLTLDFGTTTAEQTSSTLQILLLLTVISIAPAILVLMTSFTRTIIVLSFVRNALGTQQLPPNQVLIGLSLFLTFFVMAPTWNEINTQALQPYMQNQITQAEALQQAEAPLRQFMFEQTREKDLTLFVGLARMEQPQTYGDIPTYVLIPAFVISELKTAFQMGFAIFIPFMVIDMLVASVLMSMGMMMLPPMMVSLPFKILLFVLVDGWHLVVQSLVTSFY